A part of Streptomyces sp. NBC_01235 genomic DNA contains:
- a CDS encoding acetyl/propionyl/methylcrotonyl-CoA carboxylase subunit alpha — MRKVLIANRGEIAVRVARACRDAGIASVAVYADPDRDALHVRAADEAFALGGDTPGTSYLDIEKVLNAAKESGADAIHPGYGFLSENAEFAQAVLDAGLIWIGPPPQAIRDLGDKVAARHIAQRAGAPLVAGTPDPVSGADEVVAFAEEHGLPIAIKAAFGGGGRGLKVARTLEEVPELYDSAVREAVAAFGRGECFVERYLDKPRHVETQCLADSHGNVVVVSTRDCSLQRRHQKLVEEAPAPFLSEEQVAELYSSSKAILKEAGYVGAGTVEFLVGADGTISFLEVNTRLQVEHPVTEEVAGIDLVREMFRIADGEELGYGDPELRGHSFEFRINGEDPGRNFLPAPGTVTTFAPPSGPGVRLDAGVESGSVIGPAWDSLLAKLIVTGATREQALQRAARALAEFQVEGMATAIPFHRAVVTDPAFAPELTGSQDPFTVHTRWIETEFVNEIPAFVTPADTEAEDETDRETIVVEVGGKRLEVSLPSSLGMSLARTGLAAGAKPKRRAAKKSGPTASGDTLASPMQGTIVKVAVEEGQEVKEGDLIVVLEAMKMEQPLNAHRSGTIKGLAAEVGASVTSGAAICEIKD, encoded by the coding sequence GTGCGCAAGGTGCTCATCGCCAACCGTGGCGAAATCGCAGTCCGCGTGGCCCGGGCATGCCGGGATGCCGGCATCGCGAGCGTGGCCGTGTACGCCGACCCGGACCGGGACGCTCTGCATGTCCGCGCTGCGGATGAGGCGTTCGCCCTGGGCGGTGACACTCCTGGGACCAGCTACCTCGACATCGAGAAGGTGCTGAACGCGGCGAAGGAGTCCGGCGCCGACGCGATCCACCCCGGCTACGGCTTCCTGTCGGAGAACGCCGAGTTCGCCCAGGCCGTCCTGGACGCCGGTCTGATCTGGATCGGTCCGCCCCCGCAGGCCATCCGCGACCTCGGTGACAAGGTCGCCGCCCGGCACATCGCCCAGCGGGCCGGCGCGCCCCTGGTCGCCGGTACACCCGACCCGGTGTCCGGCGCCGACGAGGTCGTCGCCTTCGCCGAGGAGCACGGGCTGCCGATCGCGATCAAGGCCGCCTTCGGCGGCGGCGGCCGTGGTCTGAAGGTCGCCCGCACCCTCGAAGAGGTCCCCGAGTTGTACGACTCGGCCGTGCGTGAGGCGGTCGCCGCTTTCGGTCGCGGCGAGTGCTTCGTCGAGCGGTACCTGGACAAGCCGCGGCACGTGGAGACGCAGTGCCTGGCCGACAGCCACGGCAACGTGGTCGTCGTCTCGACCCGTGACTGCTCGCTCCAGCGCCGCCACCAGAAGCTGGTCGAGGAGGCCCCGGCGCCGTTCCTGTCCGAGGAGCAGGTCGCCGAGCTGTACTCGTCCTCGAAGGCGATCCTGAAGGAGGCCGGCTACGTCGGCGCCGGGACCGTCGAGTTCCTGGTCGGAGCCGACGGCACGATCTCCTTCTTGGAGGTCAACACCCGCCTCCAGGTGGAGCACCCGGTCACCGAGGAGGTCGCCGGCATCGACCTGGTGCGTGAGATGTTCCGGATCGCCGACGGCGAGGAGCTCGGCTACGGCGACCCGGAGCTGCGCGGTCACTCCTTCGAGTTCCGTATCAACGGCGAGGACCCGGGCCGCAACTTCCTCCCGGCCCCCGGCACGGTCACCACGTTCGCCCCGCCGTCCGGCCCGGGCGTGCGTCTGGACGCGGGCGTGGAGTCCGGCTCGGTCATCGGCCCCGCGTGGGACTCGCTGCTGGCCAAGCTGATCGTCACCGGCGCCACCCGTGAGCAGGCGCTCCAGCGGGCGGCCCGCGCGCTGGCGGAGTTCCAGGTCGAGGGTATGGCCACCGCCATCCCCTTCCACCGCGCGGTCGTCACCGACCCCGCCTTCGCCCCCGAACTCACCGGCAGCCAGGACCCGTTCACGGTCCACACCCGCTGGATCGAGACCGAGTTCGTCAACGAGATCCCCGCCTTCGTCACCCCGGCCGACACCGAGGCCGAGGACGAGACGGACCGCGAGACGATCGTCGTCGAGGTCGGCGGCAAGCGCCTGGAGGTCTCCCTCCCGTCCTCGCTCGGCATGTCCCTGGCCCGTACGGGTCTCGCGGCGGGCGCCAAGCCCAAGCGGCGCGCGGCCAAGAAGTCCGGCCCCACGGCCTCCGGCGACACCCTCGCCTCCCCGATGCAGGGCACCATCGTCAAGGTGGCCGTCGAGGAGGGCCAGGAGGTCAAGGAGGGCGACCTGATCGTCGTCCTCGAAGCGATGAAGATGGAGCAGCCGCTGAACGCGCACCGCTCCGGCACCATCAAGGGCCTCGCGGCCGAGGTCGGCGCGTCCGTCACGTCCGGCGCGGCGATCTGCGAGATCAAGGACTGA
- a CDS encoding Maf family protein: protein MRRLVLASQSPARLNLLRQAGLAPEVIVSGVDEDAVTAPTPAELALALAEAKASVVAAKPEVKGALVIGCDSVLDLDGQALGKPADAEEATARWKAMRGRAGTLQTGHCVYDTLSGRYTSAIASTVVRFGEPTDEEIAAYVASGEPLYVAGAFTLDGRSAPFIEGIDGDHGNVIGISLPLVRRLLAQLGVGITELWAPPEA, encoded by the coding sequence ATGCGCCGACTCGTCCTCGCCTCCCAGTCCCCCGCCCGGCTGAACCTGCTGCGCCAGGCCGGCCTCGCCCCCGAGGTCATCGTGAGCGGGGTCGACGAGGACGCCGTCACCGCCCCCACCCCCGCCGAGCTGGCGCTCGCCCTCGCCGAGGCGAAGGCCTCCGTCGTGGCCGCGAAGCCCGAGGTCAAGGGCGCCCTGGTGATCGGCTGCGACTCGGTGCTGGACCTGGACGGCCAGGCACTGGGCAAGCCCGCGGACGCCGAGGAGGCCACCGCGCGCTGGAAGGCGATGCGCGGACGGGCCGGGACGCTCCAGACCGGCCACTGCGTCTACGACACCCTCAGCGGGCGCTACACCTCCGCCATCGCCTCCACCGTTGTGCGCTTCGGCGAGCCGACGGACGAGGAGATCGCGGCGTACGTCGCCTCGGGCGAACCCCTCTACGTCGCCGGGGCGTTCACCCTCGACGGCCGTTCGGCCCCGTTCATCGAGGGCATCGACGGCGACCACGGCAACGTCATCGGCATCAGCCTGCCCCTCGTGCGCCGACTGCTGGCGCAACTGGGCGTCGGCATCACGGAGTTGTGGGCGCCGCCGGAGGCGTGA
- the mmpB gene encoding morphogenic membrane protein MmpB — MLWSDPENEPPEELRDMQDTLRRLGLFLALAMVIAMIVLGVR, encoded by the coding sequence ATGCTGTGGTCCGACCCCGAGAACGAGCCCCCCGAGGAACTCCGCGACATGCAGGACACCCTGCGGAGACTCGGCCTCTTCCTCGCCCTGGCCATGGTGATAGCGATGATCGTGCTGGGTGTCAGGTAG
- a CDS encoding acyl-CoA carboxylase epsilon subunit, protein MTIKVVRGNPTPEELAAALAVVRARAAAAAAEPPGAPGPRDAWSDPSRIATRRVPHPGQASWTRTYWPG, encoded by the coding sequence ATGACGATCAAGGTCGTACGGGGCAACCCGACCCCCGAGGAGCTCGCCGCCGCCCTGGCGGTGGTCCGAGCCCGCGCCGCGGCGGCAGCAGCGGAGCCGCCCGGCGCACCGGGACCCAGGGACGCGTGGTCCGACCCGTCGCGCATCGCGACACGGCGCGTCCCGCACCCCGGCCAGGCTTCCTGGACCCGCACCTACTGGCCGGGCTAG
- a CDS encoding acyl-CoA carboxylase subunit beta, translated as MSEPEERPEIPGIDIHTTAGKLADLQRRIQEATHAGSERAVEKQHAKGKLTARERIELLLDEGSFVELDEFARHRSTNFGLENNRPYGDGVVTGYGTVDGRPVAVFSQDFTVFGGALGEVYGQKIVKIMDFALKTGCPVIGINDSGGARIQEGVASLGAYGEIFRRNTHASGVIPQISLVVGPCAGGAVYSPAITDFTVMVDQTSHMFITGPDVIKTVTGEDVGFEELGGARTHNSVSGVAHHMAGDEKDAVEYVKQLLSYLPSNNLSEPPVFPEEADLSVTDEDLELDGIVPDSANQPYDMHTVIEHVLDDAEFFETQALFAPNILTGYGRVEGHPVGIVANQPMQFAGCLDITASEKAARFVRTCDAFNIPVLTFVDVPGFLPGVDQEHDGIIRRGAKLIYAYAEATVPLITVITRKAFGGAYDVMGSKHLGADINLAWPTAQIAVMGAQGAVNILHRRTIAEAEANGADAESSEAVRARLIQEYEDALLNPYVAAERGYIDSVIMPSDTRRHIVRGLRQLRTKRESLPPKKHGNIPL; from the coding sequence ATGTCCGAGCCGGAAGAGCGCCCAGAGATCCCAGGGATCGACATCCACACGACCGCGGGCAAGCTCGCGGATCTCCAGCGCCGCATCCAGGAAGCGACGCACGCCGGTTCGGAACGCGCCGTCGAGAAACAGCACGCCAAGGGCAAGTTGACGGCCCGTGAGCGGATCGAGCTGCTCCTCGACGAGGGTTCCTTCGTCGAGTTGGACGAGTTCGCCCGGCACCGCTCCACCAACTTCGGCCTGGAGAACAACCGCCCGTACGGAGACGGCGTCGTCACCGGCTACGGCACCGTCGACGGCCGTCCGGTCGCGGTCTTCTCCCAGGACTTCACGGTCTTCGGCGGCGCGCTGGGCGAGGTCTACGGCCAGAAGATCGTCAAGATCATGGACTTCGCGCTGAAGACCGGCTGTCCGGTCATCGGCATCAACGACTCCGGCGGCGCCCGCATCCAGGAGGGCGTGGCCTCGCTGGGCGCGTACGGCGAGATCTTCCGCCGCAACACGCACGCGTCCGGTGTGATCCCGCAGATCAGCCTGGTCGTGGGCCCCTGCGCGGGCGGCGCGGTGTACTCCCCCGCGATCACCGACTTCACCGTCATGGTCGACCAGACCTCGCACATGTTCATCACCGGCCCGGACGTCATCAAGACGGTGACCGGCGAGGACGTCGGCTTCGAGGAGCTGGGCGGCGCGCGCACCCACAACTCCGTCTCGGGCGTGGCCCACCACATGGCGGGCGACGAGAAGGACGCCGTCGAGTACGTCAAACAGCTGCTGTCGTACCTGCCGTCCAACAACCTCTCCGAGCCTCCGGTGTTCCCGGAGGAGGCGGACCTGTCCGTCACCGACGAGGACCTGGAGCTGGACGGCATCGTCCCGGACAGCGCGAACCAGCCGTACGACATGCACACGGTGATCGAGCACGTCCTGGACGACGCCGAGTTCTTCGAGACGCAGGCGCTGTTCGCGCCGAACATCCTCACCGGCTACGGCCGGGTCGAGGGCCACCCGGTCGGCATCGTCGCCAACCAGCCCATGCAGTTCGCGGGCTGCCTCGACATCACGGCCTCCGAGAAGGCGGCCCGCTTCGTGCGCACCTGCGACGCCTTCAACATCCCCGTCCTCACCTTCGTGGACGTGCCCGGCTTCCTCCCCGGCGTCGACCAGGAGCACGACGGCATCATCCGCCGCGGCGCCAAGCTGATCTACGCCTACGCGGAGGCCACGGTCCCCCTCATCACGGTGATCACCCGCAAGGCCTTCGGCGGCGCCTACGACGTCATGGGCTCCAAGCACCTGGGCGCCGACATCAACCTCGCCTGGCCGACCGCCCAGATCGCCGTCATGGGCGCCCAGGGCGCGGTCAACATCCTGCACCGGCGCACGATCGCGGAGGCGGAGGCGAACGGGGCGGACGCCGAAAGCTCAGAGGCGGTGCGCGCCCGGCTGATCCAGGAGTACGAGGACGCCCTCCTCAACCCCTATGTCGCGGCCGAGCGCGGTTACATCGACTCGGTGATCATGCCGTCCGACACCCGCCGCCACATCGTGCGCGGCCTGCGTCAACTGCGCACCAAGCGGGAATCCCTGCCCCCGAAGAAGCACGGCAACATCCCCCTCTAG
- a CDS encoding biotin--[acetyl-CoA-carboxylase] ligase, which produces MTPQDAADPGSSRWSDLDRPPLNVLALRRALLRPDGLWTGVEVVQSTGSTNSDLVTAASAGQAGQGAVLVAEEQTAGRGRLDRRWSAPPRSGLFFSVLLTPTEVPVSRWGWLPLLTGVAVATGLSRVAGVDTALKWPNDLLVTIGGEERKTGGILAERAGEDSVVVGVGINVTLRADELPVPQAGSLALAGALNTDRDPLLRGVLRSLEEWYGRWLAAGGDPAASGLQETYAAGCATLGRTVRAELPGDRSIVGEAVAVDGDGRLVIATEEGVQEPVGAGDIVHLRPA; this is translated from the coding sequence ATGACACCGCAAGATGCAGCAGACCCGGGCAGCAGCCGATGGTCCGATCTGGACCGTCCGCCCCTCAACGTCCTGGCGCTGCGCCGCGCGCTGCTCCGGCCGGACGGGCTGTGGACGGGGGTGGAGGTGGTGCAGAGCACCGGGTCCACCAACTCCGACCTGGTGACGGCGGCGAGCGCGGGCCAGGCGGGCCAGGGCGCGGTGCTCGTCGCCGAGGAGCAGACGGCGGGCCGGGGACGCCTGGACCGCCGGTGGTCGGCGCCCCCGCGGTCCGGCCTGTTCTTCTCCGTGCTGCTCACGCCGACCGAGGTGCCGGTGTCCCGCTGGGGCTGGCTGCCGCTGCTCACCGGGGTCGCCGTCGCGACGGGACTGTCCCGGGTGGCGGGCGTCGACACGGCACTCAAGTGGCCCAACGACCTCCTGGTGACCATCGGGGGAGAGGAACGCAAGACCGGCGGCATCCTCGCGGAGCGGGCGGGCGAGGACTCGGTGGTCGTCGGCGTCGGCATCAACGTCACCCTGCGCGCGGACGAACTCCCCGTCCCCCAGGCGGGCTCGCTGGCCCTCGCCGGCGCGCTGAACACCGACCGGGACCCGCTGCTGCGGGGCGTCCTGCGGTCGCTGGAGGAGTGGTACGGGCGCTGGCTGGCGGCCGGCGGCGACCCCGCGGCGAGCGGCCTCCAGGAGACGTACGCGGCCGGGTGCGCGACCCTGGGACGAACGGTACGGGCCGAGTTGCCGGGGGACCGGTCGATCGTCGGCGAGGCGGTCGCGGTCGACGGCGACGGCCGGCTCGTGATCGCCACGGAGGAAGGGGTACAGGAGCCGGTGGGGGCGGGCGACATCGTCCACTTGCGACCGGCGTGA
- a CDS encoding adenylate/guanylate cyclase domain-containing protein, with translation MTVDDTGSGAGADGRVNLPAAEPGEPGDPGEDPHPLALRLEQLILGAERRYTPFQAARSAGVSMELASRFWRAMGFADIGQARALTEADVLALRRLAGLVEAGLLSEAMAVQVARSTGQTTARLAEWQIDSFLEGLTEPPEPGMTRTEVTYPIVELLLPELEEFLVYVWRRQLAASAGRVVQAADDEEMVDRRLAVAFADLVGFTRLTRRMEEEELGELVEAFETTAADLVAARGGRLIKTLGDEVLYAADDAGIAADIALLLVETMSNDETMPELRVGMAFGTVTTRMGDVFGTTVNLASRLTSIAPRDAVLVDSAFAEELIRTGDAPASEAEAAEEAAAAEKEGEDPPTYRFALQPMWQRPVRGLGVVEPWLLTRRNSAQT, from the coding sequence GTGACCGTCGACGACACGGGCTCCGGCGCCGGCGCGGACGGCCGGGTAAACCTGCCGGCCGCCGAACCCGGCGAGCCGGGCGACCCCGGTGAGGACCCGCATCCTCTCGCTCTGCGCCTCGAACAGCTCATCCTCGGCGCCGAGCGGCGCTACACCCCCTTTCAGGCCGCCCGCAGCGCGGGTGTGTCCATGGAGCTGGCGTCGCGCTTCTGGCGGGCCATGGGCTTCGCCGACATCGGGCAGGCCAGGGCGCTCACCGAGGCCGACGTCCTCGCACTGCGCCGCCTGGCGGGTCTCGTCGAGGCGGGTCTGCTGAGCGAGGCGATGGCCGTGCAGGTGGCGCGGTCCACCGGGCAGACCACCGCCCGTCTGGCGGAATGGCAGATCGACTCCTTCCTGGAGGGCCTGACCGAGCCGCCCGAGCCGGGCATGACCCGCACCGAGGTCACCTATCCCATCGTCGAGCTGCTGCTGCCGGAGCTGGAGGAGTTCCTCGTCTACGTCTGGCGCCGCCAGCTCGCCGCCTCGGCCGGCCGGGTCGTGCAGGCCGCGGACGACGAGGAGATGGTCGACCGGCGGCTCGCCGTCGCCTTCGCCGATCTCGTCGGCTTCACCCGCCTCACCCGCCGGATGGAGGAGGAGGAGCTCGGCGAGCTGGTGGAGGCCTTCGAGACCACCGCCGCCGACCTGGTGGCCGCCCGTGGCGGACGGCTGATCAAGACCCTGGGCGACGAGGTGCTGTACGCGGCGGACGACGCGGGCATCGCCGCCGACATCGCGCTGCTGCTCGTCGAGACGATGAGCAACGACGAGACGATGCCCGAGCTGCGCGTCGGCATGGCTTTCGGCACGGTCACCACCCGAATGGGCGATGTCTTCGGGACCACGGTCAACCTGGCCTCGCGACTGACGTCGATAGCGCCACGGGACGCCGTCCTCGTCGACAGCGCGTTCGCCGAGGAGCTGATCCGTACCGGCGATGCCCCGGCCTCGGAGGCGGAGGCCGCGGAGGAGGCGGCCGCCGCCGAGAAGGAGGGCGAGGACCCGCCGACGTACCGTTTCGCGCTACAGCCCATGTGGCAGCGGCCGGTGCGCGGTCTCGGCGTGGTGGAGCCCTGGCTGCTCACACGGCGCAACAGCGCGCAGACCTGA
- a CDS encoding enoyl-CoA hydratase/isomerase family protein: MGEERFGEFVLVRRHGDDGHVAELALDRPKAMNAVSTDMARSIAGACAALGEDREVRVVVLTSTHERAFCVGADLKERNSFSDAELVRQRPFTRGAYTGVLELPVPTVAAVHGFALGGGFELALACDVIVADGTAVVGLPEVSVGVIPGGGGTQLLPRRVGAARAAELIFTARRVEAAEARELGLVDVLVEEGRDREEALALAARIGGNSPVGLRAAKRALRLGQGLDLRAGLEVEDAAWRSVAFSGDRAEGVAAFNEKRKPQWPGE, encoded by the coding sequence ATGGGCGAGGAACGGTTCGGGGAGTTCGTGCTGGTGCGGCGGCACGGGGACGACGGGCACGTCGCGGAGCTGGCCCTCGACCGGCCGAAGGCCATGAACGCCGTCTCCACCGACATGGCCCGGTCGATCGCCGGGGCGTGCGCGGCGCTGGGCGAGGACCGGGAGGTCCGGGTGGTCGTGCTGACCTCGACGCACGAGCGGGCGTTCTGCGTCGGCGCCGACCTGAAGGAGCGCAACTCCTTCAGCGACGCCGAGCTGGTCCGGCAGCGGCCGTTCACCCGCGGGGCGTACACCGGCGTACTGGAGCTGCCGGTCCCCACGGTCGCCGCGGTGCACGGCTTCGCGCTGGGCGGCGGCTTCGAGCTGGCCCTGGCCTGCGACGTGATCGTGGCCGACGGCACGGCCGTGGTGGGGCTGCCCGAGGTGTCGGTGGGCGTGATCCCCGGGGGCGGCGGGACGCAGTTGCTGCCGCGCCGGGTGGGGGCGGCCCGGGCGGCCGAGCTGATCTTCACGGCGCGCCGGGTGGAGGCGGCCGAGGCGCGGGAGCTGGGTCTGGTGGACGTCCTGGTGGAGGAGGGGCGGGACCGGGAGGAGGCGCTGGCGCTGGCCGCGCGGATCGGCGGCAACTCGCCGGTGGGTCTGCGGGCGGCGAAGCGTGCGCTGCGGCTGGGGCAGGGGCTGGATCTGCGGGCCGGGCTGGAGGTGGAGGACGCGGCGTGGCGGTCGGTGGCGTTCTCGGGGGACCGCGCGGAGGGGGTGGCGGCCTTCAACGAGAAGCGGAAGCCGCAGTGGCCGGGTGAGTGA
- a CDS encoding GGDEF domain-containing protein, with product MGEDRRLVAVVALAQGMAAAHTPRESWRAAALGACRALAGGFAALSVWERDLGRLRVLANVGDRAADEDEFPDDEAYPVHQFPEITEFLHERWAAGGEPNAWVETAQGPAAGRPGYCHQRVAALRRRGRGSCVVAPIVLHGRAWGELYVARSAGTPDFERADADFATVLAAVVAAGLAQTERLEEARRLAFTDALTGLANRRSVDVRLEEAVERHRTQGVVVSLVVCDLNGLKRVNDTRGHAAGDRLLERFGSVLSLCGAMLPGALAARLGGDEFCLLAVGPPADDVVKVADDLCRRAGELELGEGVACGVASTEDPIGEVRSARRLFRLADAAQYRAKAVRAARPVVAGRQGPDDPVVRLADEPSHEQTAERRRFRGRP from the coding sequence ATGGGTGAGGACAGACGCCTGGTGGCCGTGGTGGCGCTCGCGCAGGGGATGGCGGCCGCGCACACCCCCCGCGAGTCCTGGCGCGCGGCCGCCCTCGGGGCCTGCCGGGCGCTGGCCGGCGGCTTCGCCGCGCTCTCGGTCTGGGAGCGGGACCTCGGGCGGCTGCGCGTCCTGGCGAACGTGGGGGACCGGGCCGCCGACGAGGACGAGTTCCCGGACGACGAGGCCTACCCGGTGCACCAGTTCCCCGAGATCACCGAGTTCCTGCACGAGCGCTGGGCGGCCGGCGGCGAGCCCAACGCCTGGGTCGAGACGGCGCAGGGGCCCGCCGCCGGGCGCCCCGGCTACTGCCACCAGCGCGTCGCCGCCCTGCGCCGGCGGGGCCGCGGCTCCTGCGTGGTCGCGCCGATCGTGCTGCACGGCCGGGCCTGGGGCGAGCTGTATGTCGCCCGCTCCGCAGGCACCCCCGACTTCGAGCGTGCCGACGCCGACTTCGCGACCGTCCTCGCCGCCGTCGTCGCCGCCGGGCTCGCCCAGACCGAGCGGCTGGAGGAGGCGCGCCGGCTCGCTTTCACCGACGCCCTCACCGGGCTGGCCAACCGCCGCTCCGTCGACGTCCGGCTGGAGGAGGCGGTCGAGCGGCACCGGACACAGGGGGTCGTCGTCAGCCTCGTCGTGTGTGACCTCAACGGGCTGAAGCGGGTCAACGACACCCGCGGGCACGCCGCCGGCGACCGGCTGCTGGAGCGGTTCGGGTCGGTGCTGTCGCTGTGCGGGGCCATGCTGCCCGGCGCGCTGGCCGCCCGGCTCGGCGGAGACGAGTTCTGCCTGCTGGCCGTCGGGCCGCCCGCCGACGACGTCGTCAAGGTCGCCGACGATCTCTGCCGCCGGGCCGGTGAACTGGAGCTCGGCGAGGGCGTGGCCTGCGGGGTCGCCTCCACCGAGGACCCCATCGGCGAGGTGCGCTCCGCCCGCCGGCTCTTCCGGCTCGCCGACGCCGCGCAGTACCGCGCCAAGGCCGTACGAGCCGCCCGTCCGGTGGTCGCGGGCCGGCAGGGACCCGACGACCCCGTCGTCCGCCTCGCCGACGAGCCCTCCCACGAGCAGACCGCCGAGCGCCGTCGCTTCCGTGGCCGCCCCTAG
- the hutH gene encoding histidine ammonia-lyase has protein sequence MHTVVVGTSGATASDVLAVARDGARIELSAEAVAALSAAREIVDALAAKPEPVYGVSTGFGALATRHISPELRAQLQRNIVRSHAAGMGPRVEREVVRALMFLRLKTVCSGHTGVRPEVAQTMADILNAGITPVVHEYGSLGCSGDLAPLSHCALTLMGEGDAEGPDGDVRPAAALLAEHGIAPVELREKEGLALLNGTDGMLGMLVMALADLDMLYKSADVTAALSLEALLGTDKVLAPELHAIRPHPGQGASAANMLAVLAGSELTGHHQDDAPRVQDAYSVRCAPQVAGAGRDTMAHARLVAERELASAVDNPVVLPDGRVESNGNFHGAPVAYVLDFLAIAVADLASIAERRTDRLLDKNRSHGLPPFLADDAGVDSGLMIAQYTQAALVSELKRLAVPASADSIPSSAMQEDHVSMGWSAARKLRTAIDNLTRVIAVELYAATRGVELREGLTPAPATRAVIDAVRKAGVQGPGPDRFLAPDLAAADAFVRDGRLVAAVETVTGPLR, from the coding sequence ATGCACACTGTGGTGGTGGGGACGTCCGGGGCGACCGCGTCCGACGTGCTCGCCGTGGCGCGCGACGGCGCCCGCATCGAGCTCTCCGCGGAAGCGGTGGCGGCCCTCTCCGCGGCCCGCGAGATCGTGGACGCGCTGGCGGCCAAGCCCGAGCCCGTCTACGGCGTCTCCACCGGTTTCGGCGCGCTCGCCACCCGGCACATCAGCCCGGAGCTGCGTGCCCAGCTCCAGCGCAACATCGTCCGCTCGCACGCCGCCGGCATGGGCCCGCGCGTGGAGCGGGAGGTCGTCCGGGCGCTGATGTTCCTGCGGCTGAAGACCGTCTGCTCCGGGCACACCGGCGTCCGGCCCGAGGTCGCGCAGACCATGGCCGACATCCTGAACGCCGGCATCACCCCGGTCGTCCACGAGTACGGCTCCCTGGGCTGCTCCGGCGACCTTGCCCCGCTCTCGCACTGCGCCCTCACGCTCATGGGCGAGGGCGACGCCGAGGGCCCGGACGGCGACGTACGGCCCGCCGCCGCGCTCCTCGCCGAGCACGGCATCGCCCCCGTCGAACTGCGCGAGAAGGAGGGCCTGGCGCTCCTCAACGGCACCGACGGCATGCTCGGCATGCTGGTCATGGCCCTCGCCGACCTCGACATGCTCTACAAGTCCGCCGACGTCACGGCCGCCCTGTCGCTGGAGGCACTCCTCGGCACCGACAAGGTCCTCGCCCCCGAGCTGCACGCCATCCGCCCGCACCCGGGTCAGGGCGCCAGCGCCGCCAACATGCTGGCGGTCCTCGCGGGTTCGGAGCTCACCGGGCACCACCAGGACGACGCGCCCCGCGTCCAGGACGCCTATTCGGTGCGCTGCGCCCCGCAGGTCGCCGGCGCCGGCCGGGACACCATGGCCCACGCCCGGCTCGTCGCCGAGCGCGAGCTGGCCTCGGCCGTCGACAACCCGGTGGTCCTCCCCGACGGCCGCGTCGAGTCCAACGGCAACTTCCACGGTGCCCCGGTCGCCTACGTCCTGGACTTCCTCGCCATCGCCGTCGCCGACCTCGCCTCCATCGCCGAGCGGCGCACCGACCGGCTGCTGGACAAGAACCGCAGCCACGGCCTGCCGCCGTTCCTCGCGGACGACGCCGGCGTCGACTCGGGGCTGATGATCGCCCAGTACACGCAGGCCGCGCTGGTCAGCGAGCTGAAGCGGCTGGCCGTCCCGGCGTCCGCCGACTCGATCCCGTCCTCCGCCATGCAGGAGGACCACGTGTCGATGGGCTGGTCCGCCGCCCGCAAGCTGCGCACCGCCATCGACAACCTCACGCGCGTCATCGCCGTCGAGCTGTACGCCGCCACGCGCGGTGTGGAGCTGCGCGAGGGGCTGACCCCGGCGCCGGCGACCCGGGCGGTCATCGACGCCGTACGCAAGGCGGGCGTCCAGGGCCCCGGCCCGGACCGGTTCCTCGCACCCGACCTCGCGGCGGCGGACGCGTTCGTGCGCGACGGACGGCTCGTCGCGGCGGTGGAGACGGTCACCGGGCCGCTGCGGTAA
- a CDS encoding cell wall protein, which produces MSSARRPLLTATAAGTLLGALWFVPSANASQDTPARTETTTQITTQARAASSTTTSGTSSDSAARTTAETAAETTSDDGTRLADTGSFDTTPYVVGGTMFLALGAGFVAYSVRRERLGF; this is translated from the coding sequence GTGTCATCCGCTCGCCGTCCGTTGCTGACCGCCACCGCCGCGGGGACCCTGTTGGGTGCCCTGTGGTTCGTCCCGTCCGCCAACGCGTCCCAGGACACCCCGGCCAGAACGGAAACGACGACACAGATCACGACCCAGGCACGGGCCGCGTCGTCGACGACGACGTCCGGGACGTCCTCCGACTCGGCAGCCCGGACGACAGCCGAGACGGCCGCCGAGACCACGTCCGACGACGGCACCCGGCTCGCCGACACCGGAAGCTTCGACACGACCCCGTACGTCGTCGGCGGAACCATGTTCCTCGCCCTGGGCGCCGGCTTCGTGGCCTATTCCGTTCGCCGGGAACGGCTGGGTTTTTGA